CCTGACTTGCCTGGGGCGGAGTGCACTGGAGCATATTTAGCACACTAAATATCACCAATGATATTTAGCCAGTGAGATGCAGTTTTCAGCACACAGTTCTGGACATAGCTGATGGGGTGATGCAAAGAAGGAATTTGAAGAAGATCAGGAGGTCCAAAGACCATGTTAGCAGGCAGCCTGCTCTGTCCCTTCCCTGCTTTCTTTGTGCCGTAAGAGAGGGAGCTGCGGAAGGTGTGTGGATGTCCCAGAATTACCCCAGATGTGCATCCACAATCTGTGTCTCTGCCTCTAGAATGTACGTGAGTGGTTCAAGGAACGTTGTGAAGGGCCCTTAGCAGATGTTGCAGCCTCTTCCTGTGTGACctcagagcagagggatggTGGCTTGGGGTCTCCTGCCCAGATGGTCCAGAgactctgcagcagggaggatggTGCTCAGCTGACCTCCTGCATGGGTCACTGTTGGAGCCTGCAGCGAAGAGCAGCTGGTGGACTGAGCTTCCCCCCAAGGCAGCATCTGGAGACCGCATAGCATGACACCATGGCCTGGGGACTCTGACGTGAGTGGAATGGGGTCCATGCAGCAAGAAGGTCAGTGCAACAAGCACCTAAACTTGGGTCAGACGAGGACCACTGAGCAAGGAGGTCCACAGTGCATGGGCTATCCATGGTCCTTGTAGCATGTGGGGAAGGGGCCGTGAGTCCCTGTGTTGGTGGCCCTGGAACCCTACATGAATGGTTTCATGAGCCTGGGGAGACATCATCACAGTAATGCTCAGGGGAGTGTTGTTATGCTCAAGACTTAGTCTGAGGCAGTGCGGGGCTTGTGTCACATTGTGGAATCACCCCAGGTGCCAGTCTTTGCTTGTGATGCTGGCGTGTTTCCCAAGAAAATCCATGTGGCCTTTTTCACCCACACTGACAGCCTGTTGAGCCCTGCTTTGTGCTGCGTGAAGTTGGAAGAGCTTCGGttgcagaaaggaagaggaggcatcacaggctgggatgcaggagaacTTTATTGAGGCAAAAGAGTGAAAAGGTGCAAGCATAATGTGGAAGAGAGCTGGTCTGAGATGCAAGCAGGGAAACCGTCAACTGCGCTCTTCTGTTTGCAGTAGCTTTTGTCACAGTACTGAGGCCTTCCTGCCCAAAACTGGGAGGAGACAACTGGAGGTTCCCTGATGATTATTTAGCTTGTGAGATGCTGTTTTTGGCTAACAGTACTGGACATAGAAGATGGGTGGATGCAAAGAAGGAAGTGGGTGAAGAGGAGAGGTCCATGGGGCATGTTACTAGGCAGCCTGGTCTGTCCCCTTCCCTGCTTGCTTTGTGCCACAAgagaaggagctgcagaaggtgaGCTGATGTGGCAGCATTACCATGGTTGTGCATCCACCATCCCTGTTGTTGCTTCTAGGGTGTGGGTGGTTTCAGTGAGGTGAGGTGGTGAGAGCCCTTAGCATATGGAGACTTTCATCTTATTCTTCTCTCCCCTACCCTCTTGAGGAAGAGGAGTGATAGAGCACTTGCTCAGTGAGCACTTGTTGCCCAGCCAAGCTCCCCTCACAGACACCCATCTTTGCAGCAGAACTGGGTCACAGGCTTGGTCCTGCACTTGTCCCCAGTGCCCCATGCAGGGCCTTGCTGGACCAAGGTGAGGAGGATTGTCACCTCACAGGGGGGGCTTTCTGTGCGACCTCAGAGCATAGGGGTGGTGGCTTTGGGTCCCTGCAGAGGTTGTCCAGAgactctgcagcagggaggatggTGGTCAGGAGACCCTCTGCATGGGTGACTATTGGGCTCCACGGTGAATAGGTGCTGATGGCTTGGGGAATCTGCAAGCCATCATTTGGGGACTCCACAACAAGATGAGACCATGGCCTGGGAACTCTGGCGTGTGTGGCACGGGGGCCTTTCATCCAGAAGGTCATGCAACACCGACCCACACCTGCATCAGATGAGGATCTCAGAGCAGGAAGGTTGGTGACCTGCACACACTGCATGGGATAAGCAAGGTCCTTGCAGCAAGGGGGCAACGGTACCGCAAGTCTCTCTGTGGGTGGCCTGGGACTCCACCCAAACGGTCTCATGAGTCTGTGGTGACTCCATCAGTCAGTGGGAGTGTTGTCATGTTCATGACTATCTCTGAGCCAGCGCTTCCTCAAACCTCTATCGCATTGTGAAAGCACCCCAGGTGCCAGTGTCTGTTGGTCGTGGTGGCATATTTCCCAGGAGAATCCTTGTGGCCTTTTTCGCCCACACTGACAGCCTGTTGAGCCCTGGCTTTGTGCTGTGTGAAGTTGGAAGAGCTTTGGtagaagaaaggggaagaggtgtcagaggctgggatgcaggagaacTTTATTGagataaaagcatgaaaacGTACAAgcataaggaggaagagagctGAGATGCAAGTAGAGTGACCATGCACTGAGTTCTTCTATATGCAGTAGATTTTGTCAGAGCACTGAGGTCTTCCTGGCTTGATTGAGGAGGAACCCACTGGAGATCCCCAAATGCTGATTAGCCTGTAAGATGCTGGTGCGGCACAAAGCACTGCATGAAGCAGATGGGGTGGTGCAGAGAAGGAatttggagaagaggaagacatCCATGGGCCACGCTAgcaggcagcctgggctggCCCCTTCCCTGCTTGCTTAAGGAGCTGGCGAAGGTGAACTGGTGTGCCAGCATTACCCCAGACGTGAATCCACAATCCATGCCTTTGCTTCTAGAATGCACGTGAATGGTTTCATGCGTGTTGTCAAGGGCCCTTAGCAGATGTTGTATCCTCTTCCTCCGCCGTAGCAGCCCAGTCCCCCGTAGCCGTAGCCAAGGCTGTAGCCGAAGCCCCCAGAGGAGATGGGCACTCCCTGGGCGCTGAGGACGTTGCCCACGGCAGCGGATGAGGAGGATCCGACGGCGGtgctctgggggaaggagctgaggatgggtcctGGCAGGGTGACCAGCACGGCGGGAGGCTGGATGACGACGCGGGAGTCCTCGCACTGCCTGACACAGGGCTcgttgcagctgttggccagcggGGTGGGTCCGCAGGGGCTGCAGCGGTCGTAGCAGGCCATGTCTGTGGTGTGGAGGGGCCCTGGcaggggacaggagaggagaggagaggagaggagagggtgtGGGGAGAGCGGAGGGCGTGGGGGTGCGAGGGGCGGTGGTGCAGGAGGACGAGGCAGTGGggaggctggtgtggggctgtggggctgtggtgctggggaggcttgaggggtgctgaggctggggcagagcgtGCTGGAAGAgccggggcaggggggcaggagcagagggcaagGGGCTTGAGGCTCACCTTGTTGAGCGCGCAGGAGAAGGCGTCAGCAGAGGCGAGTGAGGGACAGAGGCGCTGGGCCGGCTTTTATGCTGGTCCCCGAGGGGCGGGACAGCCTTTGCGCATGGCAGCATTTGTCAGCAAGCGGCTGGTGCGTGCCACAGCCTGGCAAGTCATGAGCTGGggcctgttttcctttccacaaCGCTCTCTTTGCATGTCCTCTGTTGAGGACGAGTCCATTTGGCCCTGGCGGCAGCTTTTAAGTGCAAATATTAAAGGCTAAATACTTGGTTTTGATGGCGCGTTTCAGGACATTCGGCAGATCATGCAATGAAAGCGTTGGCGCGGTGGGGGTGTCATCAGTGATATCATCCTGTGGTGCTattgtgctgtggtttgtggGTAGGTTGTGAAGAGGGGGCCCCATGTCCTTGCGGCTCGGTCAGGCTGGTCTGGactttggagctgtgctggctgtgagGAGCCAGCAGGTGATGTGAGACATGAagcagtggtttgggtttgggcgTACGTATCCATGTTGTACCCTGGAACACCACTTGAACTGATGACCTTTCTAGGCCACTCTGTTTTATCCTTTAAAGATCAtgattttctgcagtgcttcctgATGGCTGAAATAGAGCTCATCCCTTTGTATGTATAAGACAATCAAGAGGGTGGGTCTGGCACACTGGAGTCTTGAGTCAGCCTGATCTGTGCCCACTGTTAGGCTCCGTTTTCATTTCTCAGATTTACAGGACAACCTCTTCAGTTATTTCAGCTCTGTGTTCTGCGGTCATAATGAAATACAATGAAGAAACAAGAAGCCGGGGCTGTGCCCATTTTTGCCCAGTGTAGGTTAAGACGTAAACTCACTTCTTCAGCAGACAAATCATAACTTACAACATCTGATTCTTCTCATAGTGTCCTTATGagcaaaaatacataattacGTGCCAATGGTAAGAGTGCTCCTTCTTCCTGCTCTGTCATGGTTTGGATGTTACTTGTGTCACTCCTAGAAACATGAAAGCCTCAGCATTCCAGGTGCTGCTGGATCTGCTTCAAAAGGTTCTTAGGGTTAGCTGATGTTTTGTACCTTTCAGATTGGAGGTTTGGTCTGATGCCCTTCCATAATTTAGTGGTTTCTGAGTGAACTGCCAGACAAAAGGTGATGCGCAGGAGACAGCAATTTCTGGGTGATACTGGCTGCATAATGCCCCTACAGCCCCTTCTCGCCACGTGTTCTGCCTAAATGGTGCCTCATTTTGAGCTCATGGCGCCGCTCCCAGCATACCTCAGGCCGCACCAGAAGCTGGGGTAGCCAAAATCAGAGCAAGAGTTGAGTGAACAGTCCCATACACCCCAGGATGCGGTTTGCCCCCTTGtctgccagggcacactgctgactcCGATTGAacctgctgccagccagcaccCCAGGcacctttctgcagggctgctctccaggaacTCCTCTCCCAGGCTGTGCTTGTGTCCAGCACCGCTCCATCGCAGGCACAGAATCCAGCATTTGTGCTTCTTAAACTTCATGCCATTGATggttgctgtcctgggttcagcagtagcagttatttttctccttcttagtagctagtgcagtgctatattttcattttttggcctgggaacagtgctgataacgccgatgttttcagttgctgctcgaatgtttggtcgggccaagggctttctgagcctcatgctctgccagggaggaggggaggccgggaggaagcagagacaggacacttgacccaaactgaccaaagaggtgttccataccacagcacgtcatgcccaggatgtaacggcgAGTTACCCGGAacggctggggactgcagggttggaggaggtatcggtcggtgcttggctggcgggagtggggcgagttattggtcggctggtgttgagctgttgtattctttcctcttgttatttcctttatcattgttattattggtggtagcagcagtgatttgtgttataccttagttactaaactgttcttatctcatcccgtgggagttgcattcttttcgattctcctctccgtccctccaggagcagggtgagggcaagaagggggggaagtgagcaaacgaggtttgtggttgggttcaaaccacgacacacaGTAATGGGCTTGTGTCACGTTCTGGAAGGCTTCCATGTGTCAGTCTGTTTTGTTGCTGGCTGTGGTTGCATATTTACTTGGAAAAACTTTGTGGCCCTTGTTCACTCAGCCTGATGTCCTGTTGAGCCCTGGCTTTGTGCTGCGTGAAGTTGGAAGAGTCTCggtagaagaaaaggagaggatgCGACAAAGGCTTGGATGCATAAGAACTTTATTATGACAAAAAAGTGGAAATGTAAAAGCATAAAGTGGTAGAGAGCTGGTCTGAGGTGCGAGTAGGGTGACCATCATCTGAGGCTTTCTCTTTGCAGTAGATTCTGTCCGAGCACTGAGGTCTTCCTGCCCTGAACTGGGAGCAGCCCAAGAATGGTCCCCTGAATCTTCCTTAGCTTGTGAGATGCTGGCTGTGCCAGAGAGTACTGGACATAGCAGATGGTTGATGCAGAGAAGGAGGTGAGAGAACAGGAGGAGGTCCACAGGGCATGTTACCAGGCAGAATGGGCCGGTGCTGTGCCCTGCTTCTTTTCTAGATTCCTTgaaaggagaacctgtggacaGCAGATACGTGTGTGAGGAAGAGTCTGGATGTGCATCCTCAGTCTTTTGCATGGCTTCCAGGGTGTTGTTGCTGGTTGTCAGGGTGCTGTCGAGAGCCCTTAGCAGATGTTGTATCCTCTTCCTCTGCCGTAGCAGCCCAGGCCTCCAAAGCCGTAGCCAAGGCCTCCGAAGCCATAGCCAAGGCCGTAGCCGAAGCCCCCAGAGGAGACGGGCACTCCCTGGGCGCTGAGGACGTTGCCCACGGCAGCGGATGAGGAGGATCCGACGGCGGtgctctgggggaaggagctgaggatgggtcctGGCAGGGTGACCAGCACGGTGGAAGGCTGGATGACGACGCGGGAGTCCTCGCACTGCCTGACACAGGGCTcgttgcagctgttggccagcggGGTGGGTCCGC
This sequence is a window from Lathamus discolor isolate bLatDis1 chromosome 2, bLatDis1.hap1, whole genome shotgun sequence. Protein-coding genes within it:
- the LOC136009468 gene encoding feather beta keratin-like, with the translated sequence MACYDRCSPCGPTPLANSCNEPCVRQCEDSRVVIQPPAVLVTLPGPILSSFPQSTAVGSSSSAAVGNVLSAQGVPISSGGFGYSLGYGYGGLGCYGGGRGYNIC
- the LOC136009469 gene encoding feather keratin 1-like; this translates as MACSDLCRPCGPTPLANSCNEPCVRQCEDSRVVIQPSTVLVTLPGPILSSFPQSTAVGSSSSAAVGNVLSAQGVPVSSGGFGYGLGYGFGGLGYGFGGLGCYGRGRGYNIC